Below is a window of Desulfurispira natronophila DNA.
AGGGTAGCTGTGAATGGCTACACTGGATTTACGAGCTCTTCAAATGGCACCATATCTTTCCAGACACCAGTCTCGACAAAGCACTGCAGCGCTTCAGCCAATGCAACGTAGTATTCATTGTTTATTCCCTTGCGAATGTTCTCAGTAAAGGGCTTTATCCATGGCTTGAGAAAGTTGCCGTAAAATTTCAACTCAGATTGATAGAGTAAACTTGCCTGTTCAAGCTTACCCTCTCCCAGCAGTTGCACTTTGTTGTGCAGCAGGTAGTACATAAACTCAAGTTCTGCTGTAATGTGGTCTGGAGCATTCATGTAATCCTTGTCTATAACCAGACCATGCTCACGATACATTTTAATGACTTCCATGGTAGAGTCACCCATGAGCTGCCGCTCGCCATCCAGGTATACGGAACCATAAGGGGCTGCGATCAGCTCTGTCGGGCCTACAAAAAGGGCGGAATAATCCACCAGCAATTCTTGGTTACTGTATTTTGCAAACAGCTTCTGCAGGTTTTTAAACGAATCCATATGCTCGGCGCAGACTTCAGATGCTGTTTCACAAAGCCTTTCAAATACCTGCTCCGACTCTATCAGATCCCTTTGGGGCTCATAAAACAGCGCTGCCAGCAACTGGTACCCCTGAGCACGCTTTTGCTCAAAATCCATATATTTCTGTATATCCACTGGAATCCTCCATTTTTACAGTCTGAGTAACAAGAATCGTACCCATTCACGGTGCATTGGAACTCGCGCCTGCATTCCTCCCAGAGACGCTCACTTTCGTCCGTGATCCTGCGTATCAGCCGCTCGCCATCCTGGCTCGCTTTCGGAACACTGGCGCTCCTGCTAAAAACCGCAGGGTGGCTGTGAATAGTTACCAAGAATCTTTCGTCAAGTTTTGCAAATGACTTTTGTTAATAACTATCACACCGTCATGCGAATGACCACTACAAGGCAAAAAAAGTGGGTGAGTGGCAAAAGCCACTCACCCGAAGAACGAAGAAGGAGAGAGTCAACGAGCTGCGTAACTGCGAATATAAATCACATTTGGCTTAATGCCATCATCGGGTTTCTGCATGGCACCTTTGTTGTCCTTAAGGCTTACCGCTGAGCTGCTGTGCTTTTTCAGGAGCTTGCTGGCTTCACTGTTGGGATCATCGAGGTCGCCAAATACACGTGCCTCTGATGGGCATACCTGAGTACAGTATGGCTTGTGTCCACTCTGCACCAGGTGCTCACAGAATATACACTTTTCCACCTTGTTGGCGCCACGTACCGGGTTATAGTCGGGGTGACTGAACTCGGTTTTGTAAGGAGGTGTTCCGCCACTCTTGCGCGCTAATTCAGCGCCGGAAGTAGAGCCCTTGAACAACTCGGAGCTATCCTTGTATTTGGCTTGTGTCTCTTTGCCAGCTGCATTAAAGCTGATGACACTGTACTTTGCGCCAGCATCAGCATTAATATCGTTGCTGGAGTAAGGACAGGCCCGCTGACACATGCGACATCCGATGCAGCGATCTTCGTTGTGCATGGTAATGCCATTGTCCTTCTTGTACATGGCTTTGGGGTTTACCGGGCAGGCGCTAACACAAGGGGCATCGGTGCAATGATTACAAAGCGTGGGGTACATGGTGTACTTCATGTTCGGGAATTTGCCCGAATAACTCTCACAGTAGTCAGCCCAATTGAAAGTTTGTCCATTGCTGGGGTCGTCGGTATTATTCTGCGTCTTGCAACCCAGACCGCAGGCGCCGCAGCCGGTGCACTTAAGCAGATCTATAACCATTCCGTATTTAGCCATTATTCTGTCCTCCTTCTACCTTAGACCTTTTCAATCTTGACGCCGGTAAAGCCACCGTTGCGGGCAGTAGAACCGGTGATGCGATCGTAGTCATCGGGCATGATTTCGTTGAAGTTGGCACCGCGGGGCTCAGCCTTGACAAAGTCCTTGGAAGCAATGCGACCAAAGGCATGGTGACCCTGGCCAAAGCACTTGGCAACAACGCCGGGGCGTATACCCTCCCACAATCGGGCTTTGACGGTCAGGCTGCCGATAGTGGAAGTGACGCGTACCATGTCACCATCGCTGATACCCAGCTTTCTGGCGTCATCCGGGTTAAGCTGCACCACGTCTTCCTGATTCACATCACCTGGGTCGCATTTCTTGAAGGAGTAGTACCAGCTGTTGTTGGCACTGCGGCCCTCACGGTTAAGGCGCGACTTCATGTCGATGAGATCAAACGGATACTCTCGGCGGCTTCCGTGTCGCACGTCTTCAGGAGACTCATAGTGAGGAACAAAAGCCAGCTCGCCACGGGCAGCATAGTTGGTCAGCTCCAACACGCGGTCAACGGAGACGTTGTACTTGGCTGCATGTGTTTCAAAGCCCTTCTTGAGTGTTTCGCTATAAAACTCAAATTTCTTGGTCTCTGTGGGGAATCCGTTGGCCCACTTTTGACGGAAGGTGAATCGGGGGGAGTTGACAATACCCTTCTTGCGGAAGTCTTCCCAGCCATTGGGGCGATCGCCTTTGTAGTCCTTGTTTTCAGCAGGATCCCACGCTTTTTGACTGCGCATCTTGGTAGCTGTAATAGCAAACTCCAGGCTGTTGCTGGGGTGCTTGCCTGTCTCCGGATCCTTGTACTCCTTGGAAAGCCAGTCGTACATGTTGGAGAAACCTTTATCCTTCAGTTTCTCAGCCAACAACCATGTCACTTCTGTTTCAATGCCTTTGACATCAAACATGCGCTCGATAACAGGCTGCTGAATTGAGAGATGACCGTAGCAGTTCGCTTTGCTGCTGACCAGCGCCCAGTCCTCAGAGTGGTGCAGGGCAGAGGGCAGCACGATATCAGCGAAGTAAGTCATTTCCGAGAACATGGGGACACAGTGGACAAAGAAAGGTACTTTCGCCATGGCTTTGTCCCAGCGCGCACCTTCAGTGCCGGAGAAATTGAAGTTGTTAAAGTAGCCGATAGCTACTTTAATATCGTAGGGGTCTTCATCCAGGATGGCATTTGCCACGTTATTACACACAACCCCGGTACCGGGATTAGCGCGAGCCATGGCGGGCATTTCAAGGTAACCACGCTGGTCAATTTTGGTTTGGCCAGCATTGGCCTTGGCTATGTCGTCCTGGTATGGAGCGAAGCTTGGGTACGCGGTGCTGGGTGCGCCCATTCCTGTCACCAGTCCACCCTCGCTGTCAGTGGCGCCTACCAGTCCATTGAGTGAGTGAATGGCCATTACGGCGTATGATCCACGGGGATGCATATAGGGGCCATACCAGATGGCGCAATTGGGAGCAGCTTCAGCAAACCCTTTGGCTATACGCTCAATCTGGGCACGGTCAACACCGGCTTCGCGCGCTGCCCAGGCTGCGTCCTTGTCCTTCAGCTCCAGGTTCCACCACTTTACCAGGCCATTGGTGTGCTTTTCATCAAAGTCGCCTTCGTTAACCGTAGCACCTTTGCGGAACTGGTTGCGACCATCTTTGAAGTCACCACAGAAGTCTTTGTTCCACAGGCCATTGACCAGGATATAGTGGGCCATGGCAACGGCAACGGCACCATCGGTACCTGGCTTGACCGGCATCCACTCGTGTGCCTTGGCGGCGGTATTGTTCATGCGCGGATCGATAGCCGCGACTGTGCCACCGTCCAGAACCTTGTGGAGCCTTCGTATGGAGTTGGGTGGCTGACGGTTGGAAGAAATCGGATCGCAGGCCCAGGTTATCAGGTACTTCATGTTATCCAGGTCGTAGTCACGATAACCCCAGAAGCCCTCTGTAGCATATGAACCCATCTTTTCAACTTCCGCACAGATGGAGCTGTGAGAAATATTGTTGGGGGAACCAATCATGCGCGGC
It encodes the following:
- a CDS encoding 4Fe-4S dicluster domain-containing protein, giving the protein MAKYGMVIDLLKCTGCGACGLGCKTQNNTDDPSNGQTFNWADYCESYSGKFPNMKYTMYPTLCNHCTDAPCVSACPVNPKAMYKKDNGITMHNEDRCIGCRMCQRACPYSSNDINADAGAKYSVISFNAAGKETQAKYKDSSELFKGSTSGAELARKSGGTPPYKTEFSHPDYNPVRGANKVEKCIFCEHLVQSGHKPYCTQVCPSEARVFGDLDDPNSEASKLLKKHSSSAVSLKDNKGAMQKPDDGIKPNVIYIRSYAAR
- a CDS encoding molecular chaperone TorD family protein, translating into MDIQKYMDFEQKRAQGYQLLAALFYEPQRDLIESEQVFERLCETASEVCAEHMDSFKNLQKLFAKYSNQELLVDYSALFVGPTELIAAPYGSVYLDGERQLMGDSTMEVIKMYREHGLVIDKDYMNAPDHITAELEFMYYLLHNKVQLLGEGKLEQASLLYQSELKFYGNFLKPWIKPFTENIRKGINNEYYVALAEALQCFVETGVWKDMVPFEELVNPV
- a CDS encoding molybdopterin-dependent oxidoreductase translates to MRIKRREFLKVSAAAAGAVALQGCTKSPTLNAFAETRTGAESEAAGKWIPNTCQGCTTWCPIEIFVQNGRAVKVRGNQLSKANDGYCCVRGHLILQQIYDPDRIKTPMKRTNPKKGRKEDPKFVPISWDEAMDTIADKIMELRKNNETHKFLLMRGRYSHHNTIFYGHLPRMIGSPNNISHSSICAEVEKMGSYATEGFWGYRDYDLDNMKYLITWACDPISSNRQPPNSIRRLHKVLDGGTVAAIDPRMNNTAAKAHEWMPVKPGTDGAVAVAMAHYILVNGLWNKDFCGDFKDGRNQFRKGATVNEGDFDEKHTNGLVKWWNLELKDKDAAWAAREAGVDRAQIERIAKGFAEAAPNCAIWYGPYMHPRGSYAVMAIHSLNGLVGATDSEGGLVTGMGAPSTAYPSFAPYQDDIAKANAGQTKIDQRGYLEMPAMARANPGTGVVCNNVANAILDEDPYDIKVAIGYFNNFNFSGTEGARWDKAMAKVPFFVHCVPMFSEMTYFADIVLPSALHHSEDWALVSSKANCYGHLSIQQPVIERMFDVKGIETEVTWLLAEKLKDKGFSNMYDWLSKEYKDPETGKHPSNSLEFAITATKMRSQKAWDPAENKDYKGDRPNGWEDFRKKGIVNSPRFTFRQKWANGFPTETKKFEFYSETLKKGFETHAAKYNVSVDRVLELTNYAARGELAFVPHYESPEDVRHGSRREYPFDLIDMKSRLNREGRSANNSWYYSFKKCDPGDVNQEDVVQLNPDDARKLGISDGDMVRVTSTIGSLTVKARLWEGIRPGVVAKCFGQGHHAFGRIASKDFVKAEPRGANFNEIMPDDYDRITGSTARNGGFTGVKIEKV